One window from the genome of Deinococcus sp. NW-56 encodes:
- a CDS encoding acyl-CoA acyltransferase — translation MRPLEDVQVAAWGYVDREVLPATMFRIGAHTGAVVLGAYPEGDPETPFGLAYGFPALREGEVWHHSHLLAVHPDWRGSGAAVALKLAQRERVLAQGLSRMTWTFDPLVTRNARLNLGKLGARAVSYHPDWYALGGARATAFPADRLMVEWDLTRPQMERPAPGPDGEVVLEGQGGIPGLPHLNATSPRLLAEVPLNVEHLPGDLRLAWRLALRAALGTYLGQGYAVTDLAREGDRAFYVLTK, via the coding sequence ATGCGGCCGCTGGAGGACGTGCAGGTCGCCGCCTGGGGCTACGTCGACCGCGAGGTGCTGCCCGCGACCATGTTCCGCATCGGGGCGCACACGGGGGCGGTGGTGCTGGGCGCGTACCCGGAGGGTGACCCGGAGACGCCCTTCGGCCTGGCCTACGGCTTCCCGGCGCTGCGAGAGGGCGAGGTGTGGCACCACTCGCACCTGCTGGCGGTCCACCCTGACTGGCGCGGGAGCGGGGCGGCGGTTGCTCTGAAGCTCGCGCAACGGGAACGGGTGCTGGCGCAGGGCCTCTCGCGGATGACGTGGACCTTTGATCCCCTCGTGACCCGCAATGCCCGGCTGAATCTGGGGAAGCTGGGGGCGCGGGCCGTCAGTTACCACCCAGACTGGTACGCGCTAGGGGGAGCGCGGGCGACGGCCTTTCCGGCCGACCGCCTGATGGTGGAGTGGGACCTGACCCGGCCCCAGATGGAGCGGCCCGCGCCGGGGCCGGATGGGGAGGTCGTGCTGGAGGGGCAAGGCGGCATTCCTGGCCTGCCCCATCTGAACGCCACCTCCCCACGCCTGCTTGCGGAAGTGCCCCTTAACGTGGAACATCTGCCCGGCGACTTGCGGCTGGCCTGGCGACTCGCGCTGCGGGCGGCGCTGGGGACGTATCTGGGGCAGGGCTACGCCGTCACCGACCTCGCGCGAGAGGGGGACCGGGCCTTTTACGTCCTGACCAAGTAA
- a CDS encoding DUF4384 domain-containing protein — translation MKKPALILALTASVFSSLALPAQAAPRLSTQSIIVNPVPTTLEARVWVDRDTSGTRTPTYRIGDRIRLSVSVNENAHVYLFALSPDGTVDQVLPNRLGGSNYVRKGEVRTFPSAGDNFIFNVGGPAGLNKVLVIASRRPLNLSELSSFQAGQAFATVQPQGSQQLAQALSIVVNPVTQPIPQQDWVSDIVFFNAVR, via the coding sequence ATGAAGAAGCCCGCCTTGATCCTTGCCCTGACCGCTTCCGTGTTCTCCAGCCTCGCCCTGCCCGCGCAGGCCGCGCCCCGCCTCAGCACCCAGAGCATCATCGTGAACCCGGTGCCCACCACGCTGGAAGCCCGCGTCTGGGTGGACCGTGACACCAGCGGCACCCGCACGCCGACCTACCGCATTGGCGACCGCATCCGCCTCTCGGTCAGCGTGAACGAGAATGCCCACGTCTACCTCTTCGCCCTCAGTCCCGACGGCACGGTGGATCAGGTGCTGCCCAACCGCCTGGGTGGCAGCAACTACGTCCGCAAGGGCGAGGTCCGCACCTTTCCCTCAGCGGGCGACAACTTCATCTTCAACGTGGGTGGCCCCGCCGGGCTGAACAAGGTGCTGGTCATTGCCAGCCGCCGTCCGCTCAACCTGTCCGAACTCAGCTCCTTCCAGGCGGGGCAGGCCTTCGCCACCGTGCAGCCGCAGGGCAGCCAGCAGCTCGCCCAGGCGCTGAGCATCGTGGTCAACCCGGTGACGCAGCCCATCCCCCAGCAGGACTGGGTCAGCGACATCGTCTTCTTCAACGCCGTGCGCTGA
- a CDS encoding DEAD/DEAH box helicase, protein MFAARSPYARLEGFLRDILGGGTALLHQEDPAPARTVKATDLGWSPAVQRGFGFPEVYSHQVETYRRMRDGEHVILTTPTASGKTGAFFPAVFERLERDPGATALFVYPLVALGQDQRDKLAAFRERGGFGWDIAAFQGTAQPGEVFRDDVRMVTATPDKLHWSLTHPRVRDFLRRLSFIVLDEAHTYRGGFGSEVAGMLRRLLGLARALGANPQVVLSTATIGNPAEFARELVGVEATQVSESGAARHGKRYYLADHRGQPRRFWDAVISASVQRNLKVLAFFRGRSRAARLYSTYRAQPLNRSHVHLYMAGTSDREGRLTEFRRAKSGVMFATNALEAGVDIGDLEVVIIDGYPGSRMAFRQMAGRAGRIAPGLVLYLPALNEQGVPQPVDAFYSNAENFRELVTGPIEKAVVEAENPYLAPRHRARANEECRAAGLPADLAPGPRYWNLRGEGSAKFAVIEETDWAQKGPRAFDTPLESPSQHYALTEKHEGAVFTLDGQGYKVTRWESHPAGTAILVQRFDAANLFTRGLYAIEVSPVKMGEWVRRGPLAYRHGEVVIRRRYAGYMMMRQVFERVCTGCDRVPDPTERVCRSCGGRIQDRMQDHKLSEHLYDEPLELPPFRTSALEVGVDARATEKPTAVAHTLKHLLQKVTPERVACDENDLAGAFRQDRDNYFFLYDDWVGGLGVSRRAFESLEDLLRRSLDLAAKTCCKEAHGCYECIAVSRCYSPFLASGERRPTDKPATRAFLEALLGVERAPQPEPDAATLPEVPDLPPSWPLQARELLDLHGLSLPEVSARLGIPSRELQRAVSTTEPLRLRHVKFGEGVFLQGFHAGDRREVLVYFPGVGQKRLLLKFAGLTVVEKAAPAAVPGG, encoded by the coding sequence GTGTTTGCCGCCCGCTCCCCCTATGCCCGACTGGAGGGGTTCTTGCGCGACATCCTAGGCGGCGGCACGGCCCTGCTGCATCAGGAAGACCCCGCCCCCGCCCGCACGGTGAAGGCGACTGACCTCGGCTGGTCCCCCGCCGTGCAGCGCGGGTTCGGCTTCCCGGAGGTCTACAGCCACCAGGTCGAGACGTATCGCCGGATGCGCGACGGCGAGCATGTCATCCTGACCACGCCGACGGCGAGCGGCAAGACGGGCGCCTTTTTCCCCGCCGTCTTCGAGCGGCTGGAGCGTGATCCGGGGGCGACCGCCCTCTTCGTCTATCCCCTGGTGGCGCTGGGGCAGGACCAGCGCGACAAGCTGGCGGCCTTCCGCGAGCGCGGCGGCTTCGGGTGGGACATCGCCGCCTTTCAGGGCACCGCGCAACCCGGCGAGGTCTTCCGCGACGACGTACGGATGGTCACGGCCACGCCGGACAAGCTGCACTGGTCGCTGACCCACCCCCGCGTGCGCGACTTCCTGCGGCGGCTCTCCTTCATCGTGCTGGACGAAGCGCACACCTACCGGGGCGGCTTCGGGTCGGAGGTCGCCGGGATGCTGCGGCGGCTGCTGGGACTGGCGCGGGCGCTGGGGGCCAACCCGCAGGTCGTCCTCTCCACCGCCACCATCGGCAACCCCGCCGAGTTCGCCCGCGAGTTGGTCGGCGTGGAGGCCACCCAGGTCAGCGAGTCGGGGGCCGCCCGGCACGGCAAGCGCTACTACCTCGCGGACCACCGGGGGCAGCCCCGGCGGTTCTGGGACGCGGTGATCAGTGCAAGCGTGCAGCGGAATCTGAAGGTGCTCGCCTTTTTCCGGGGCCGCTCGCGGGCGGCGCGGCTGTATTCCACCTACCGGGCGCAGCCGCTGAACCGCTCGCACGTCCACCTCTACATGGCGGGCACCTCCGACCGCGAGGGCCGCCTCACCGAGTTCCGCCGCGCGAAAAGCGGCGTGATGTTCGCCACCAACGCGCTGGAGGCGGGGGTGGATATCGGGGATTTGGAGGTCGTCATCATCGACGGCTATCCCGGCTCGCGGATGGCCTTCCGGCAGATGGCGGGGCGGGCGGGACGAATCGCGCCGGGCCTCGTGCTGTACCTCCCCGCGCTGAACGAGCAGGGCGTGCCGCAGCCGGTGGACGCCTTCTATTCCAACGCCGAGAACTTCCGTGAACTCGTGACCGGTCCCATCGAAAAAGCAGTCGTGGAGGCCGAAAATCCCTACCTCGCGCCCCGCCACCGTGCCCGCGCCAACGAAGAATGCCGGGCGGCGGGCCTTCCGGCGGACCTCGCGCCCGGCCCGCGCTACTGGAACCTGCGGGGGGAGGGGAGTGCCAAGTTCGCGGTGATTGAGGAAACGGACTGGGCACAAAAAGGCCCCCGCGCCTTCGACACCCCGCTGGAGTCCCCCAGCCAGCACTACGCCCTGACCGAGAAGCACGAGGGCGCCGTCTTCACCCTGGACGGCCAGGGCTACAAGGTCACCCGCTGGGAGAGTCACCCCGCCGGAACCGCGATTCTGGTGCAGCGCTTCGACGCGGCCAACCTCTTTACGCGCGGGCTGTACGCCATCGAGGTCAGCCCGGTGAAGATGGGCGAGTGGGTGCGCCGGGGGCCGCTGGCCTACCGCCACGGCGAGGTGGTCATCCGGCGGCGCTACGCGGGCTACATGATGATGCGGCAGGTCTTCGAGCGCGTCTGCACCGGCTGCGACCGGGTGCCCGACCCCACCGAGCGGGTCTGCCGTTCCTGCGGGGGCCGCATTCAGGACCGCATGCAGGACCACAAGCTCTCCGAGCACCTCTACGACGAGCCGCTGGAACTGCCCCCCTTCCGCACCTCGGCCCTGGAGGTCGGCGTGGACGCCCGCGCCACCGAGAAGCCCACGGCGGTCGCCCACACCCTCAAGCACCTGCTGCAAAAGGTCACGCCCGAGCGGGTCGCCTGCGACGAGAACGATCTCGCGGGAGCCTTCCGGCAGGACCGCGACAACTACTTTTTCCTCTACGACGACTGGGTGGGGGGCCTGGGCGTCAGCCGCCGCGCCTTCGAGAGTCTGGAGGACCTGCTGCGGCGCTCGCTCGACCTCGCCGCCAAGACCTGCTGCAAGGAGGCGCACGGCTGTTACGAGTGCATTGCCGTGAGCCGCTGCTACAGCCCCTTTCTCGCCAGCGGCGAGCGGCGGCCCACCGACAAGCCCGCCACCCGCGCCTTTCTGGAGGCCCTGCTGGGCGTCGAGCGGGCACCCCAGCCCGAACCCGACGCGGCCACCCTCCCCGAAGTGCCCGATCTGCCCCCCTCGTGGCCCCTGCAAGCCCGCGAACTGCTCGACCTGCACGGCCTCTCGCTGCCGGAAGTCAGCGCCCGCCTCGGCATCCCCAGCCGCGAGCTTCAGCGGGCGGTCAGCACCACCGAACCGTTGCGCTTGCGGCACGTCAAGTTCGGGGAGGGCGTCTTCCTGCAAGGCTTCCACGCCGGGGACCGCCGCGAGGTGCTCGTCTATTTCCCCGGCGTGGGCCAGAAACGGCTGCTGCTGAAGTTCGCGGGGCTGACGGTGGTGGAGAAGGCTGCGCCCGCCGCCGTGCCGGGCGGTTGA
- a CDS encoding 4Fe-4S dicluster domain-containing protein — translation MLSGVLERLGEYGDQVPRYTAPRCLLDRQAVGGCDACHVTCPHGAIALEGHRIAIDSALCTGCGLCVQVCPSGALEYDLTPPLQSVRDGGQEADGEATLTCSQSGAGGPALTCLGRVTPAVVAAAGAWGTPLTLLHGECAGCPVGATDVPERLTRVVEEAQILREPTGRPAQVTVRPATPDDRDRANRVSRRGAFATLFRAGRQQVVGLLPERPLPFVDWSQPQERVPEEWRWRRRSLVPAPAPDVPVVWPAPLVDDKCIDCPVCSNVCPTEAITREFKPEGGARLLLDLAACTGCMACVRSCPPDAMHPQREWLPAAFDAPLLIRDSDSVM, via the coding sequence ATGTTGAGCGGGGTGCTGGAGCGGCTGGGCGAGTACGGCGATCAGGTGCCGCGCTACACGGCCCCGCGTTGCCTGCTGGACCGGCAGGCGGTGGGCGGCTGCGACGCCTGCCACGTCACCTGTCCGCACGGGGCGATCGCGCTGGAAGGGCACCGCATCGCCATCGACTCCGCCCTCTGCACGGGCTGCGGCCTGTGCGTGCAGGTGTGCCCCTCGGGAGCGCTGGAGTACGACCTCACCCCACCTCTCCAGAGCGTGCGGGACGGCGGGCAGGAGGCGGACGGCGAGGCCACCCTCACCTGTTCGCAGAGCGGCGCGGGCGGCCCGGCGCTGACCTGCCTGGGGCGCGTGACCCCCGCCGTCGTCGCCGCCGCCGGAGCCTGGGGCACGCCCCTGACCCTGCTGCACGGTGAGTGCGCGGGTTGCCCGGTGGGAGCGACCGACGTGCCCGAGCGCCTGACCCGCGTGGTGGAGGAAGCGCAGATCCTCCGCGAGCCCACCGGACGCCCCGCCCAGGTGACCGTTCGCCCCGCAACCCCCGACGACCGCGACCGGGCGAACCGGGTCAGCCGCCGGGGGGCCTTCGCCACCCTTTTCCGGGCGGGGCGGCAACAGGTCGTGGGGCTGCTCCCCGAGCGCCCGCTGCCCTTCGTGGACTGGAGCCAGCCGCAGGAGCGTGTGCCGGAGGAATGGCGCTGGCGGCGGCGCTCGCTGGTGCCCGCCCCGGCCCCCGATGTGCCTGTGGTGTGGCCCGCGCCGCTGGTGGACGACAAGTGCATCGACTGCCCGGTCTGCTCCAACGTCTGCCCGACCGAGGCGATCACCCGCGAGTTCAAGCCGGAAGGCGGTGCCCGGTTACTCCTCGACCTCGCCGCCTGCACGGGCTGCATGGCCTGCGTGCGCTCCTGCCCGCCGGACGCGATGCACCCCCAGCGCGAGTGGCTTCCGGCCGCGTTCGATGCGCCGCTGCTGATCCGGGACAGCGACAGCGTGATGTGA
- a CDS encoding alpha/beta fold hydrolase, translating to MRRGLLAAGLALGAVVTALRTRHHERRYPPRGRVLALADGPTHVIEGGAGDAPPVVLIHGSDGVALDWPVSPLWDALAGHARLIAPDRPGHGHTPARPGTPVTVEVNVRRLAAVLDALEVRQPVLLLGHSYGAAVALAFAAQFPERVRGLVLVSPTAYPVPGLTRPLAYVPLVPVLETLLTRVLLLPLGRAVAWLEGGRAFHPAPIPPEWHAMMLAFSRRRGQVHALAWENRTLAQELGGLEPGYSELHVPAAVLAGAHDRLTPAESHAVPLAAALPQARLHLFPDGGHQLHWTHPAEVVRAVTDVLAEAPASATPAPLVPAPRR from the coding sequence ATGAGGCGCGGCCTGCTCGCGGCGGGGCTGGCGCTGGGGGCGGTGGTCACGGCCTTGCGGACCCGGCACCACGAGCGGCGCTACCCCCCGCGCGGGCGGGTGCTGGCCCTCGCGGACGGGCCGACCCACGTCATCGAGGGCGGGGCAGGGGACGCGCCCCCGGTCGTCCTGATTCACGGCAGCGACGGGGTGGCACTGGACTGGCCCGTCTCGCCGCTGTGGGACGCGCTGGCGGGGCACGCCCGCCTCATCGCCCCCGACCGTCCCGGCCACGGCCACACGCCCGCCCGACCCGGCACGCCCGTGACCGTGGAGGTCAATGTGCGGCGGCTCGCGGCGGTGCTGGACGCGCTGGAGGTGCGTCAGCCCGTGCTGTTGCTGGGCCACTCCTACGGGGCGGCGGTGGCGCTGGCGTTTGCCGCCCAGTTCCCGGAGCGGGTGCGCGGCCTGGTGCTGGTGTCGCCCACGGCGTACCCAGTGCCCGGCCTGACCCGGCCCCTCGCCTACGTGCCGCTGGTGCCCGTGCTGGAGACGCTCCTTACACGGGTGCTGCTGCTGCCTCTTGGCCGGGCGGTGGCGTGGCTGGAGGGCGGCCGGGCCTTTCACCCCGCCCCCATCCCCCCCGAGTGGCACGCGATGATGCTGGCTTTTTCCCGGCGCCGGGGGCAGGTGCACGCGCTTGCCTGGGAGAACCGGACGCTGGCGCAGGAACTCGGGGGGCTGGAGCCGGGGTATTCGGAGTTGCACGTTCCCGCCGCCGTCCTTGCCGGGGCGCATGACCGCCTGACCCCGGCCGAGTCGCACGCTGTCCCCCTCGCTGCTGCCTTGCCACAGGCCCGGCTGCACCTGTTTCCGGATGGCGGGCACCAGCTTCACTGGACCCACCCCGCCGAGGTCGTGCGGGCGGTGACGGACGTGCTGGCTGAGGCCCCCGCAAGCGCGACCCCCGCCCCACTTGTCCCGGCGCCCCGCCGCTAG
- a CDS encoding YbaN family protein, whose amino-acid sequence MTPPPASPVRPLWVALGFVLTGLGFLGLLLPGLPGTVWFILAAACFARGNPKWEAWLLSRPVVGDLVRDYREGRGMPLRAKWIACTCIAVAVGFSLTRIPVVVGQVAWALVGLAGILYITLRVPTRRA is encoded by the coding sequence ATGACGCCCCCGCCCGCTTCCCCAGTTCGGCCCCTGTGGGTGGCGCTGGGCTTCGTGCTCACGGGCCTAGGCTTCCTGGGGCTGCTGCTGCCGGGGTTGCCGGGAACCGTGTGGTTCATCCTGGCCGCCGCGTGTTTCGCCCGTGGCAATCCCAAGTGGGAGGCGTGGCTGCTCTCGCGGCCCGTGGTGGGAGACCTTGTGCGCGACTACCGCGAGGGCCGGGGGATGCCGCTGCGGGCCAAGTGGATCGCCTGCACCTGCATTGCGGTGGCGGTGGGGTTCAGCCTCACCCGGATTCCGGTCGTGGTCGGGCAGGTGGCGTGGGCGCTGGTGGGGCTGGCGGGCATCCTGTACATCACCCTGCGCGTCCCCACCCGGCGGGCATGA
- a CDS encoding XdhC family protein codes for MNAAETRLLLGALDDALARGQGAALATVVGVQGSAYRREGTRMLVLEDGAQVCMLSGGCLEAEVVEVALGVIRTGEPTLTHYDLSEDATWGLGIGCGGSVDVRVERVDPGDPVTAGWLAALREGRTAALAVPLSGAGRVLVLPGGGEVGRLLDPELHAWAVGAARERLSAREPRAVTLLAPDGTPVFLDVNSPPPELVIYGAGHDAVPLAAQAHALGYAVHVVDPRPAFLTPGRFPGATLHDLAPEELGRLTPSERAHLIVMNHHLDRDRVCLAHALRSGAGYVGVLGPRSRAEDLLRELEAAGVTFTPDQLVRLRSPVGLRLGAEAPEEVALSILGELMAWRRGYDGGFLSGHAGRIHDAPTHAAAPRT; via the coding sequence GTGAATGCTGCTGAAACCCGCCTCCTGCTGGGGGCGCTCGACGACGCGCTCGCTCGTGGGCAGGGGGCCGCCCTCGCCACCGTCGTCGGCGTGCAGGGCAGCGCCTACCGCCGCGAGGGAACGCGGATGCTGGTGCTGGAGGACGGTGCCCAGGTCTGCATGCTCTCGGGCGGGTGCCTGGAGGCGGAGGTCGTGGAGGTCGCGCTGGGTGTGATCCGCACGGGTGAGCCGACCTTGACCCACTACGACCTCTCGGAAGACGCCACATGGGGCCTGGGCATCGGCTGCGGGGGCAGCGTGGACGTGCGGGTGGAGCGGGTGGACCCCGGCGACCCGGTGACCGCCGGGTGGCTCGCGGCGCTGCGGGAGGGCCGAACGGCGGCGCTGGCCGTGCCGCTGTCGGGAGCCGGGCGCGTGCTCGTCCTGCCGGGTGGGGGAGAGGTGGGCCGCCTCCTCGACCCGGAACTGCACGCCTGGGCGGTGGGAGCGGCCCGCGAGCGGCTCTCGGCCCGCGAACCCCGCGCGGTGACCCTTCTGGCGCCGGACGGCACCCCGGTCTTCCTCGACGTGAACAGCCCCCCGCCCGAACTCGTGATCTACGGGGCGGGGCACGACGCCGTGCCGCTGGCGGCGCAGGCACACGCGCTGGGGTACGCGGTGCACGTGGTGGACCCCCGCCCCGCTTTCCTGACGCCGGGGCGCTTTCCGGGCGCGACCCTGCACGACCTCGCCCCGGAGGAGCTGGGCCGCCTCACGCCGAGCGAGCGGGCGCACCTGATCGTGATGAACCACCACCTCGACCGGGACCGGGTGTGCCTCGCGCACGCGCTGCGCTCCGGGGCAGGCTATGTGGGCGTGCTGGGGCCGCGCTCGCGGGCGGAAGACCTGTTGCGGGAACTGGAAGCCGCAGGAGTCACCTTCACGCCCGACCAACTCGTCCGGCTGCGGTCGCCCGTAGGCTTGCGTCTGGGGGCCGAAGCTCCCGAAGAAGTGGCCCTGAGCATCCTGGGCGAGCTGATGGCGTGGCGGCGCGGCTACGACGGGGGCTTTCTGAGCGGGCACGCCGGGCGCATCCATGACGCGCCCACGCACGCGGCAGCCCCCCGAACCTGA
- a CDS encoding ABC transporter permease has translation MRNALLIAELSLREAVRKRLVVVLLLLTAAFVGFYLYGVWRLEGTLDQRAIDAGLDGRSTTGAANIPIMYAALFGMYLVFFLGSLMAVLSTVGAVSADVENGVMQSVLARPIRRAELVAGRWLGFTVVNVGYVALVSAVLLGGISVLTGFVPPEALPAVGLILLAITLLTALTVLGSTLFTTLANGIGVFVLYGAGFAGGILTAIGSFSDSPTLLTLGRAASVLMPTNSLWLGATYHLQPEVLRQLGEASRGANPLFSTDPIAPGMVLWAAAYAALAVALAMWRFSRRDL, from the coding sequence GTGCGTAATGCCCTCTTGATCGCGGAACTCTCGCTGCGCGAGGCGGTGCGCAAGCGGCTGGTGGTCGTGCTGCTGCTGCTGACCGCCGCCTTTGTGGGCTTTTACCTCTACGGCGTGTGGCGGCTAGAGGGCACCCTGGACCAGCGGGCCATCGACGCGGGACTGGACGGCCGCTCGACGACGGGGGCGGCGAATATTCCCATCATGTACGCGGCGCTGTTCGGGATGTACCTCGTGTTCTTCCTGGGGTCGCTGATGGCGGTGCTCTCCACGGTCGGGGCAGTAAGCGCCGACGTGGAAAACGGCGTGATGCAGTCGGTGCTGGCCCGGCCCATCCGCCGCGCCGAGCTGGTGGCGGGGCGCTGGCTGGGCTTCACGGTGGTCAACGTGGGCTATGTGGCCCTGGTCAGCGCGGTGCTGCTGGGCGGCATCTCGGTCCTGACCGGCTTCGTGCCGCCGGAGGCCCTGCCCGCCGTGGGGCTGATCCTGCTCGCCATCACGCTGCTGACCGCGCTGACCGTGCTCGGCAGCACCCTCTTCACCACGCTCGCCAACGGCATCGGCGTGTTCGTGCTGTATGGAGCGGGCTTCGCGGGCGGCATCCTGACGGCCATCGGCTCTTTCTCCGACAGCCCCACCCTGCTCACGCTGGGGCGGGCCGCCTCGGTGCTGATGCCCACCAACTCGCTGTGGCTGGGGGCGACCTACCACCTCCAGCCCGAGGTGCTGCGGCAACTGGGCGAGGCCAGCCGGGGAGCCAATCCCCTGTTCAGCACCGACCCCATCGCGCCGGGCATGGTGCTGTGGGCCGCTGCCTACGCCGCGCTGGCGGTCGCGCTGGCGATGTGGCGCTTCAGTCGGCGCGACCTGTAA
- a CDS encoding ABC transporter ATP-binding protein, producing the protein MLGAVSAIETWELRKVYRGRAVVDGLNLTVGEGEVFGFLGPNGAGKSTTVKMLLGLVRPTGGEVRVLGGSPDDPGVRARLGFLPEQFRFQTWMTGEEFLNFHGRLAGLPAAEVRTRVPEVLARVGLAGRGREALGGYSKGMLQRAGLAAAILARPRLVFLDEPTSALDPIGRVEVREIIEALRGEGVAVFLNSHLLAEVEQVCDRVAFVKAGRVLRQGTMRELTGGVIPVEVVVDTLGSELRSALSRLGEVRHVDLNVPGRVALELWVEREDTLPALADAIHGHGARLYTLNPRRPDLETMFLELIEGPAPPAPEVARA; encoded by the coding sequence ATGCTGGGAGCTGTGAGCGCCATCGAAACGTGGGAACTGCGCAAGGTGTACCGGGGCCGGGCGGTCGTGGACGGCCTGAACCTGACCGTGGGCGAGGGGGAGGTCTTCGGCTTCCTGGGTCCCAACGGGGCGGGCAAGAGCACCACCGTCAAGATGCTGCTGGGGTTGGTGCGGCCCACCGGGGGCGAGGTGCGCGTGCTGGGCGGCTCGCCCGACGACCCCGGCGTGCGGGCGCGGCTGGGCTTCTTGCCCGAGCAGTTCCGCTTCCAGACCTGGATGACCGGGGAGGAGTTCCTGAACTTCCACGGTCGTCTGGCAGGTCTTCCGGCGGCCGAGGTGCGGACGCGGGTGCCGGAGGTCCTGGCCCGCGTGGGCCTCGCCGGGCGCGGGCGCGAGGCGCTGGGCGGCTACTCCAAGGGGATGCTCCAGCGGGCGGGGCTGGCGGCGGCGATCCTGGCGCGGCCCCGGCTGGTCTTTCTGGACGAACCCACCTCGGCCCTCGACCCCATCGGGCGGGTGGAGGTGCGTGAGATTATCGAGGCGCTGCGGGGGGAGGGGGTGGCCGTCTTCCTGAACTCGCACCTGCTCGCGGAGGTCGAACAGGTCTGCGACCGGGTCGCCTTCGTGAAGGCCGGGCGGGTGCTGCGGCAAGGGACCATGCGCGAGCTGACCGGGGGCGTGATTCCGGTGGAGGTGGTCGTGGACACCCTGGGTTCCGAGTTGCGTTCAGCCCTCTCCCGGCTGGGCGAGGTGCGGCATGTGGACCTCAACGTGCCGGGCCGGGTGGCCCTGGAACTGTGGGTGGAGCGCGAGGACACCCTGCCCGCCCTCGCGGACGCCATTCACGGGCACGGGGCGCGGCTGTACACCCTGAACCCCCGCCGCCCCGACCTGGAGACGATGTTCCTCGAGCTGATCGAGGGACCGGCCCCCCCCGCTCCGGAGGTGGCCCGTGCGTAA